A single region of the Triticum dicoccoides isolate Atlit2015 ecotype Zavitan chromosome 2B, WEW_v2.0, whole genome shotgun sequence genome encodes:
- the LOC119363680 gene encoding protein ANTAGONIST OF LIKE HETEROCHROMATIN PROTEIN 1-like, with the protein MGSQGSEEKGTGQEEGLEGGGRIEERSQKMAPVKKPKKAKRKISDSGETKIDDSIEAKTKDASKVKRTKSGGSLALLPADLRGPDTEWWYVFLSKHAELHKEAESGGRAPVPSDDEEAFRYFFRTSRRTFDYICSIVREDLISRPPSGLINIEGRLLSVEKQVAIAMRRLASGDSQVSVGAAFGVGQSTVSQVTWRFIESMEERARHHLVWPGQERMEEIKARLEAVSGLPNCCGAIDATHIIMTLPAVESSEDWCDPAKNYSMFLQGIVDDEMRFIDIVTGWPGSMTFSRLLKCSGFYKLCEAGKRLNGPVRTSGEDSEIREFIVGDMCYPLLPWLMTPYQGESLSTPMVNFNARQKTARMLGTRALARLKGSWKILHKVMWRPDKNKLPSIILVCCLLHNIILDCNDKLLLDIQLPDHHDNGYNEENCQQENPNGKVIREIITGYLPTYEATSN; encoded by the exons ATGGGTTCCCAAGGAAGCGAAGAGAAAGGCACCGGACAAGAGGAAGGGTTGGAAGGCGGCGGCAGGATAGAGGAGAGGAGTCAGAAGATGGCTCCGGTGAAGAAGCCCAAAAAGGCCAAGCGGAAGATCAGTGACTCCGGCGAGACCAAGATCGATGACTCCATCGAAGCGAAGACCAAGGACGCCAGCAAGGTCAAGAGAACCAAGTCCGGCGGCTCGTTGGCGTTGCTTCCGGCGGACCTTCGTGGCCCCGATACGGAATGGTGGTATGTCTTCCTCAGCAAGCACGCGGAACTCCACAAGGAAGCCGAATCAG GTGGTCGTGCTCCAGTGCCTTCAGATGACGAGGAAGCGTTCAGGTACTTCTTCAGGACATCGAGGAGGACTTTTGACTACATCTGCTCGATTGTACGGGAGGATTTGATATCGAGGCCGCCTTCTGGGCTGATCAACATTGAGGGGAGACTGCTTAGTGTGGAGAAGCAAGTAGCAATTGCCATGAGGAGGCTGGCATCTGGGGATTCGCAGGTGTCCGTTGGAGCTGCTTTTGGTGTGGGACAGTCTACTGTTTCCCAAGTCACATGGAGGTTTATCGAGTCAATGGAAGAGAGGGCTCGGCATCATTTGGTGTGGCCGGGCCAGGAGaggatggaggagatcaaagctagGTTGGAGGCTGTCTCTGGTCTACCGAATTGCTGCGGTGCCATTGATGCCACACACATTATCATGACGCTTCCTGCTGTTGAGTCATCTGAAGACTGGTGTGACCCTGCGAAAAACTACAGTATGTTCCTACAAGGTATTGTTGACGATGAGATGAGATTTATTGATATTGTCACCGGTTGGCCAGGGAGCATGACATTCTCACGCTTGTTAAAATGCTCTGGGTTTTACAAGCTCTGTGAGGCTGGAAAACGCTTGAATGGTCCTGTCAGAACTTCAGGGGAGGATTCAGAAATAAGGGAGTTCATTGTTGGTGACATGTGTTATCCTCTACTGCCATGGCTTATGACTCCATACCAAGGAGAAAGTCTATCTACCCCAATGGTCAACTTTAATGCCCGGCAAAAAACTGCAAGGATGCTTGGAACAAGAGCATTGGCACGGCTGAAAGGCTCCTGGAAGATCTTGCACAAAGTCATGTGGAGGCCTGATAAAAATAAGTTACCGAGTATCATCCTGGTGTGCTGCCTGCTTCACAATATAATTCTGGACTGCAACGACAAACTGCTTCTGGATATTCAGCTTCCAGATCATCATGATAATGGTTATAACGAAGAGAACTGCCAGCAAGAGAATCCTAATGGCAAAGTAATTAGAGAGATCATTACAGGATATCTCCCAACTTATGAAGCAACATCAAACTGA